A region from the Salvia splendens isolate huo1 chromosome 15, SspV2, whole genome shotgun sequence genome encodes:
- the LOC121768363 gene encoding phosphatidylinositol 4-phosphate 5-kinase 8-like isoform X2 — protein sequence MNSQHGIGRKQYSNSDLYDGCWREGVREGSGRYAWSNDNIYIGNWKNGRMSGRGVMKWFNGDLFDGFWLNGLRDGSGCYRFSDGSYYFGTWSKGLKDGSGTFYPAGNKHLSKLDLERNKDKRSKLLSQLPSDHLDEPVLPSVKRSLSEKISYSFRRGSGGFSRKTTFLNDDLISTGSMKEMVPLDRSVSITSYGSQDGQTEYPDSKTVAYEREYMQGVLMKERIKNISKLSHRSKQRLKFAKDVEKKSCLNIFEGHRSYYLMLSLQLGIRYTVGKITPVPMREVRSSDFGEQARIRMYFPRKGSRLTPPHHSIDFYWKDYCPMVFRNLRELFKLNAADYMMSICGDDGLRELSSPGKSGSLFYLSHDDRFVIKTLKKSELKVLLKMLPQYYIHVQAHDNTLITKFFGTHRITLKHGKKVRFVVMGNMFCTELRIHRRYDLKGSVQGRFTNKDMIDETTTLKDLDLAYEFHMDRSLHEALFRQLSLDSAFLESQHIIDYSLLLGLHFRAPEHLRSLLEPPDSQPNAENTNNTDGVNSQGDILIPPRGLVLVTHEPGSVSIAPGPHIRGDTLKAYSIGDKEVDLLLPGTGRLRVQLGVNMPAQANHKILQAEIDNAETELFEVYDVVLYLGIIDILQEYNMKKKIEHACKSLKFDPLAISVVEPKIYSKRFITFLEKIFPVQP from the exons ATGAATTCTCAACATGGCATTGGACGGAAGCAGTATTCAAATTCAGACCTTTATGATGGTTGCTGGAGAGAGGGAGTGCGGGAAGGCAGTGGTAGGTATGCGTGGAGTAATGATAACATATATATTGGGAATTGGAAAAATGGGAGGATGTCTGGCAGAGGAGTTATGAAGTGGTTTAATGGAGATCTTTTTGATGGCTTTTGGCTGAACGGGTTGAGAGATGGGTCAGGCTGCTATAGATTTTCTGATGGAAGTTATTATTTTGGAACATGGTCGAAAGGGCTGAAGGATGGATCCGGAACATTTTATCCTGCCGGAAATAAGCATCTAAGCAAACTTGATCTTGAAAGGAACAAAGACAAGAGAAGTAAATTGCTATCTCAGCTGCCATCAGATCATTTAGATGAACCTGTGTTACCGAGTGTAAAGCGAAGTTTATctgagaaaatatcatatagctTTAGAAGGGGTTCTGGCGGGTTTTCTCGTAAAACTACATTTCTGAATGACGATCTGATCAGCACTGGTTCGATGAAAGAAATGGTGCCACTTGATAGATCAGTCAGCATCACATCTTATGGCTCCCAAGATGGTCAAACTGAATATCCAGACAGCAAGACTGTGGCATATGAGAGGGAATACATGCAAGGAGTTCTTATGAaagaaagaattaaaaatatatcCAAACTATCTCATAGAAGTAAACAACGTCTCAAATTTGCAAAAGACGTAGAAAAGAAATCATGTTTGAACATTTTTGAAGGACACAGGAGCTATTATCTGATGCTTAGCTTGCAACTTGGTATTAG GTATACTGTTGGAAAGATCACACCAGTTCCTATGCGGGAAGTCAGATCATCTGATTTTGGAGAACAAGCAAGAATAAGAATGTATTTTCCAAGAAAGGGTTCCCGATTGACTCCCCCACACCATTCTATAGACTTTTACTGGAAGGACTATTGTCCCATGGTCTTCAG GAATCTGAGAGAGTTATTCAAGCTAAATGCTGCGGATTACATGATGTCCATATGCGGCGATGATGGTCTGAGAGAGCTTTCTTCCCCTGGAAAAAGTGGAAGCCTTTTCTATCTTTCTCATGATGATAGATTCGTAATCAAGACACTGAAAAAATCTGAGCTTAAG GTGTTGTTGAAGATGTTGCCTCAGTATTATATTCATGTACAAGCACATGACAACACACTCATTACTAAGTTCTTTGGGACACACCGGATAACATTGAAACATGGAAAAAAG GTCCGCTTTGTGGTCATGGGGAATATGTTCTGTACTGAATTAAGAATACATCGTCGATATGATTTGAAGGGCTCAGTTCAGGGCAGATTTACAAACAAGGATATGATTGATGAGACCACTACATTGAAAGATCTTGATTTGGCTTATGAGTTTCATATGGACAGGTCCTTGCATGAGGCACTTTTTAG GCAACTATCTCTTGATTCTGCATTCTTGGAATCTCAACACATAATAGATTATAGCCTTCTCTTGGGCTTGCATTTTAGAGCACCCGAACATCTAAGATCGCTATTAGAGCCTCCTGATTCACAACCCAATGCTGAGAACACCAATAACACTGATG GTGTGAATTCCCAAGGAGATATCCTAATTCCTCCCAGGGGTTTGGTCTTAGTCACCCATGAGCCTGGTTCTGTCAGCATTGCACCAGGTCCTCACATTCGGGGTGATACATTGAAAGCATACTCTATCGGCGACAAAGAAGTCGATCTTCTTCTTCCTGGTACTGGAAG GTTGAGGGTGCAATTAGGAGTAAACATGCCAGCTCAGGCTAATCACAAAATTTTGCAGGCAGAGATCGATAATGCTGAAACCGAACTCTTTGAGGTGTACGACGTGGTTCTTTACCTTGGCATAATCGATATATTACAGGAATACAACATGAAAAAGAAGATCGAACACGCTTGTAAATCTCTCAAGTTCGACCCTCTGGCAATCTCTGTTGTAGAGCCTAAGATTTATTCAAAACGGTTTATTACCTTTCTAGAGAAAATCTTTCCTGTCCAACCGTAA
- the LOC121768363 gene encoding phosphatidylinositol 4-phosphate 5-kinase 8-like isoform X1, which yields MENEERSSEYVLANGDVYRGAFKGMIPHGKGKYTWLDGTIYEGDWEDGKMAGKGKIRWASQAVYDGDFSGGYLHGFGTFIGSDGSMYRGSWKMNSQHGIGRKQYSNSDLYDGCWREGVREGSGRYAWSNDNIYIGNWKNGRMSGRGVMKWFNGDLFDGFWLNGLRDGSGCYRFSDGSYYFGTWSKGLKDGSGTFYPAGNKHLSKLDLERNKDKRSKLLSQLPSDHLDEPVLPSVKRSLSEKISYSFRRGSGGFSRKTTFLNDDLISTGSMKEMVPLDRSVSITSYGSQDGQTEYPDSKTVAYEREYMQGVLMKERIKNISKLSHRSKQRLKFAKDVEKKSCLNIFEGHRSYYLMLSLQLGIRYTVGKITPVPMREVRSSDFGEQARIRMYFPRKGSRLTPPHHSIDFYWKDYCPMVFRNLRELFKLNAADYMMSICGDDGLRELSSPGKSGSLFYLSHDDRFVIKTLKKSELKVLLKMLPQYYIHVQAHDNTLITKFFGTHRITLKHGKKVRFVVMGNMFCTELRIHRRYDLKGSVQGRFTNKDMIDETTTLKDLDLAYEFHMDRSLHEALFRQLSLDSAFLESQHIIDYSLLLGLHFRAPEHLRSLLEPPDSQPNAENTNNTDGVNSQGDILIPPRGLVLVTHEPGSVSIAPGPHIRGDTLKAYSIGDKEVDLLLPGTGRLRVQLGVNMPAQANHKILQAEIDNAETELFEVYDVVLYLGIIDILQEYNMKKKIEHACKSLKFDPLAISVVEPKIYSKRFITFLEKIFPVQP from the exons ATGGAAAATGAGGAGAG GAGCTCTGAATATGTTCTTGCAAATGGAGATGTGTATCGTGGTGCTTTTAAAGGAATGATTCCCCATGGAAAAGGTAAGTATACATGGTTAGATGGAACCATTTATGAAGGTGACTGGGAAGATGGGAAGATGGCAGGGAAAGGGAAGATCCGTTGGGCCTCACAGGCTGTATATGATGGTGATTTTTCTGGAGGTTATCTTCATGGTTTTGGAACTTTTATTGGTTCTGATGGTTCCATGTACAGAGGTTCTTGGAAGATGAATTCTCAACATGGCATTGGACGGAAGCAGTATTCAAATTCAGACCTTTATGATGGTTGCTGGAGAGAGGGAGTGCGGGAAGGCAGTGGTAGGTATGCGTGGAGTAATGATAACATATATATTGGGAATTGGAAAAATGGGAGGATGTCTGGCAGAGGAGTTATGAAGTGGTTTAATGGAGATCTTTTTGATGGCTTTTGGCTGAACGGGTTGAGAGATGGGTCAGGCTGCTATAGATTTTCTGATGGAAGTTATTATTTTGGAACATGGTCGAAAGGGCTGAAGGATGGATCCGGAACATTTTATCCTGCCGGAAATAAGCATCTAAGCAAACTTGATCTTGAAAGGAACAAAGACAAGAGAAGTAAATTGCTATCTCAGCTGCCATCAGATCATTTAGATGAACCTGTGTTACCGAGTGTAAAGCGAAGTTTATctgagaaaatatcatatagctTTAGAAGGGGTTCTGGCGGGTTTTCTCGTAAAACTACATTTCTGAATGACGATCTGATCAGCACTGGTTCGATGAAAGAAATGGTGCCACTTGATAGATCAGTCAGCATCACATCTTATGGCTCCCAAGATGGTCAAACTGAATATCCAGACAGCAAGACTGTGGCATATGAGAGGGAATACATGCAAGGAGTTCTTATGAaagaaagaattaaaaatatatcCAAACTATCTCATAGAAGTAAACAACGTCTCAAATTTGCAAAAGACGTAGAAAAGAAATCATGTTTGAACATTTTTGAAGGACACAGGAGCTATTATCTGATGCTTAGCTTGCAACTTGGTATTAG GTATACTGTTGGAAAGATCACACCAGTTCCTATGCGGGAAGTCAGATCATCTGATTTTGGAGAACAAGCAAGAATAAGAATGTATTTTCCAAGAAAGGGTTCCCGATTGACTCCCCCACACCATTCTATAGACTTTTACTGGAAGGACTATTGTCCCATGGTCTTCAG GAATCTGAGAGAGTTATTCAAGCTAAATGCTGCGGATTACATGATGTCCATATGCGGCGATGATGGTCTGAGAGAGCTTTCTTCCCCTGGAAAAAGTGGAAGCCTTTTCTATCTTTCTCATGATGATAGATTCGTAATCAAGACACTGAAAAAATCTGAGCTTAAG GTGTTGTTGAAGATGTTGCCTCAGTATTATATTCATGTACAAGCACATGACAACACACTCATTACTAAGTTCTTTGGGACACACCGGATAACATTGAAACATGGAAAAAAG GTCCGCTTTGTGGTCATGGGGAATATGTTCTGTACTGAATTAAGAATACATCGTCGATATGATTTGAAGGGCTCAGTTCAGGGCAGATTTACAAACAAGGATATGATTGATGAGACCACTACATTGAAAGATCTTGATTTGGCTTATGAGTTTCATATGGACAGGTCCTTGCATGAGGCACTTTTTAG GCAACTATCTCTTGATTCTGCATTCTTGGAATCTCAACACATAATAGATTATAGCCTTCTCTTGGGCTTGCATTTTAGAGCACCCGAACATCTAAGATCGCTATTAGAGCCTCCTGATTCACAACCCAATGCTGAGAACACCAATAACACTGATG GTGTGAATTCCCAAGGAGATATCCTAATTCCTCCCAGGGGTTTGGTCTTAGTCACCCATGAGCCTGGTTCTGTCAGCATTGCACCAGGTCCTCACATTCGGGGTGATACATTGAAAGCATACTCTATCGGCGACAAAGAAGTCGATCTTCTTCTTCCTGGTACTGGAAG GTTGAGGGTGCAATTAGGAGTAAACATGCCAGCTCAGGCTAATCACAAAATTTTGCAGGCAGAGATCGATAATGCTGAAACCGAACTCTTTGAGGTGTACGACGTGGTTCTTTACCTTGGCATAATCGATATATTACAGGAATACAACATGAAAAAGAAGATCGAACACGCTTGTAAATCTCTCAAGTTCGACCCTCTGGCAATCTCTGTTGTAGAGCCTAAGATTTATTCAAAACGGTTTATTACCTTTCTAGAGAAAATCTTTCCTGTCCAACCGTAA